ATTGTAGTTGCTCAATGGAAACACAGAGAGTCAACaagttttcttctcccttccagtTCTGGATCCTGCCCAGCATTCTTGGCAGCTCCATCCTCTACATCCTCTCCGATGACCAGTGGGAAACCATCTCAGCCTGGATCTATGGCTTTGGCTTGTCCAGCCTCTTCATTGTCTCCACCATCTTCCACACCATCTCCTGGAAGAAGAGGCATCTCAGGTACCAGCCCTGATCGCTTGAGGCTCGGGAAGGGGGAGAGGGTCCAGAGGCCTCTGGTGCCACAGGCTGTGacccatctgtctgtctgtcctgcaggACTGTGGAGCACTGCTTGCACATGTTCGACAGGATGGTGATCTACTTCTTCATCGCAGCATCGTACGCTCCCTGGTGagctgctggtggggtgggggccATTGCTTGGCCCCACTGGAGGGGAGAAAATCAGCCCAGCTCCAATAATAGGGTTTCACTCTCTGACTTTGGCTCTGCTCAAGGCTGTACCCTGCCCCTTTTCACAAAACCTTCCTATACTCTAGATTTTAGCCACTTTAAGTTGAAGTTACAAGTTGGGAAGACCCTTTGGTGGAACATCCATGGGGGTGAGGGCAGCATTTCCCTGGCACCtcgctgcccacagcctggacTGGGGTGTTGCCCTGACTGGGGTGTTGCCCTCACCACAGACCTGGCTCTTGCAGGTTGAACCTGAGGGAGTTGGGTCCATGGGCGTCTCACATGCGCTGGATCATCTGGATCATGGCATCTATCGGGACTGTCTACGTTTTCTTCTTCCATGAGCGGTGAGTGCCTTTACCTGGCTGCATGCTGGTGGGTATCACagagcccagctcagctctgccagcccctctTAATGCCCTGACGGTAGTCAAGTTGCAGGGGAGAGCAAGAAGAATGGAGATGGACAGACAAACAGACAGCTGAATAGCTAAGTACAGGGTCCCTGGGCATCCTCCTGGTCAATTCACAGTGGAGAGCTTCCTTGGACCTCGTCCTTCCCCATCCACACCCTGGTTTTAGGACCTTTGGTGGCAGGGATGTGGGAACAGGGACGTGGGAGCAGGGACGTGCTGCCATGAATTGCTTCTTCCACACGGTGGCACCAAATAGAAAGCAAAAGGCCCCCGATGTCTCCCCGAAGCCCGAAGAAGAGCCTGGCCCTGAGCTGGCAGCTCCCAAGCCAGGGTGGGGGTCCATCACCCCCAGAGCAGGGTGCTAGCCCCGCCGCGGTGGTGGGGCTGACACACGAGGACATGGGACCTGCCGTGATGGCACCTCCACCCCTTTTTCTATAGTGCGGCAGTGGGTATTACAAGTGTAAAACTCAACGCTCCCTCTGCACCTGCCTCCAAGCGGCTTCTCTGTTGGTCGCAGGTACaagctggtggagctggtgtgCTACGTTGTCATGGGCTTCTTCCCTGCCTTGGTCATTCTCTCCATGGTAAGCCACTGCTGGGAATCACGCGGGCTCAGCATGAGGGACAAATCCCAGCAGGGCCAGTTTGTTTCTGGTGCGTTGGTGTGGGCCAAGGCTGTGTGGTGGATAAAGCTGTCCCCAAATAAGATGTAGCCCAGCTTGGTTTTGCAAATGCTTTGGGTGCCCAGCAGAGACCATGTGTATCTCCAGTGGACCCCCTGCCCAGGCTCCATTGAGTTGTAATCCTCCCAGCAAAGCCAGGCTGCTGCGTCCCCACTGCCTCGCTGGAGGGGAGGGGGTAGCCGAAGGCAGAGTGAGGGTCCTGCCTTCACCCTGCAGCTGGGGCCACTCTTCTGGTCTCGAAGGAGTggtggggaaagggcaggcacgccatggccatcactgagccCTGCCTCCCCGCTTGCTCCCAGCCCAACAGGGATGGCCTCCCGGAGCTGGTGGCCGGCGGACTCTCCTACTGCCTGGGCATGGTCTTCTTCAAAAGCGACGGCCGCATCCCCTTTGCCCATGCCATCTGGCACCTCTTCGTGGCCATCGGAGCTGGCATCCACTACTACGCCATTTGGAGGTACCTCTACCGGCCCGGTGCGCTGGAGGCTAAAACATCCCGGTAGATGCCTTAAAGACATCGTTTGTGCCAACCAGCACACGGGCAtggaggggagcggggaggcaGCCTGTGCCGTGGGCTCGCTCCAAACCACCCGGTCGCCCCACGGCAGCAGCCACTGGTGCCCTTCCCACACAGACAGGAGAGCCTGGAGGTtgattttaaacagatttttcttttttaacctcgGGAACTGTTTATATTTTAGGCAAAGATTTCATAACACAGTGGCTGACTGACGGGTTGCGGGCAACAGGGGAGTGACCCCTTGCCAGGGGCTCGGGGAGGCCTCGCTCACCTGCCTGACCCTCAGCATTCCATGGGACCAGGGGCCCTGCATGCCCCTGGCTAGCGACACCCTGGGTTTGGCTACCAGAGCCCTTAGGCCACCCAGGGGAATGGAGGTGCCCTGGGATGCCTGGGTGTGCGGCTGCCCCACCCAGGGAGGGGGGCACGTCGGCACCCCTGCACCACCCAGGCTGGGCTCCTAAATGATACTAAGTCGTGTCAGCATTAACTGCCCCCTCCCAAGGTCTTGGCAGGAAGGTCCAGAGTCAACAAAGCCTTACATGAGATTGAAACTTGAATCTCTTCCAGGGTGCCCCAGAGTCCCCAAACACTGGAAAACCCTTTCTCTAAGCCAGTATTAAGTGCACAACTCAGTACATCCCCCCTAATGGGCCCTGAGAGTCCCCACGGATTTTTTCTCCCTGGGgtgctttgttttcctctccGGTCTTGGTGCTGGGAAGCACAGCCCCGCTCCCAGGCTCTGCCGTGTGTGCCTTGGGCAAGGAGCAGAGCGGGGATCTGGCTCCcggcatctacctggctggggtCAGCCCATCCGCATCACGGGATTTTCTTTCTCCTCGAGGGAGGGAAGCAAACCTCCTTGGGTTGGGATCACAGGGCTGCCTGCCTCTCTGCTCCCATTTTGATGACGAACCTCTTGCTCAGTATCAGATTTAAATCCACTTTCGGGAGGAATTCTGACATTCCTGGGAATGCCACAGGGAAGAGACGCATCCATGTGATGCTTAGAGGTGAGCTGTGATGGGGGGCTCCTAGTGATGCTTGGTTTTTAAATTCCTAACCATGACTGCATAGTGCTCGCCAAGGCAGGATAACAGGACTGCCCAGCTAtcaggagcagccccagtgctgctggaaTGGAAAAAACACACCCGGTCCCACTCCCAAACACGCCAGCATTGCTGCTGGAGCCGGGAAGGTCTGGTGCGTGCTGGGCTCTGTGCCGGGACCGGCCGGCAGAGCAGCGCTGCTCTCAGCCCTGCCTGCACTTTCCCTGGGAGCCCCCAAAGGCATCGATTTCCCATCCTCTCTTTTTGGCCTCTTGATTAATCGCAACTGCAGTAGTCTCAGCATGACGTGGCAAGTGAAGGAGATTTATGGCCACCGTCCCGCATCTCCTGTTTCTCTGGCAGTGTGCCGAGGAGCCAAGCTCCTGGCTCTGTCCCACCTCTCACAGAGCTTAGGGTCCCTCCAGCCTGCGGCGCCCTGGGACCGGCTCTCCAGGGCCATGCCATTTTGCAGCAAATTACCAAAGAGAAAGCGTCCAGATACTCTTCCCCTCCTGATATGGTGGCTGTGGTCACCAGGATGGCAAAATATCCGGTGGGTTTTCACTTCCATAGGCAGAAGGTTCCTGTAAGGGTTTCTGGGTGCTGTGCCCGGCACCCCAGCCCAGCACGAGGCTGTTGGGGGGGTCTCTGCCCAGGGCATCCCAAAGCAGCCTTtgggctgggacacctctcaggaTGATGGGTGGTCTTAGGGACAGGGGGTGAATGACCCAGCATGAGCCcagtctctgctgctgcctctcccaggcCCGCAGGTCCCAGCCCTTGCTCTGTCACCTACTGCAGATGGAGGGGTGGAGGAGGACGAGATGTGAGTAACCAGCAGTTGGTGGGGCATGTCTGGGGTTGGAATAGTGGGAAATGGGGTCCCAGAGCAGGAGAAGCCATCTTTTCTGTCCAGAAAGTCATTACCCttctccgtgcctcagtttccccatctgtaaaatgggggtgAAGACACTGACCTACCTCACAGGGCTCATGTGAGGACCCCATGAAGCACTTGGAGGACAACCAATGTTTTACAAACACTTGCTTCAATTTTCACTGAGTGTGGGGGACTGGATTCCCAGAGCCACCATGGGGCATAGTGACAACTGCGGCTCAGTGTGCCTCAGTCTCCTCCCCCTCTGTCACTAAATCCCTCAGGGGAACCACCCTGTGGACAGAGCGTGCACACAGCAGTCCCAGCCGCCGGGCAAATGTcccgtggcaggagcccagagACCACCATCATGTTTTGTCTGCGGGCTTCATCCCATGGGATTTATCTCAGAAGCCATTTCACCATTGGGTGGTTTTTGGCCCTAAATCCATCCCAGGGGCTCCTGAGGCACAGGGAGGTGCCAGAAGGACCTTTCTGAGACCACTTCATCTCAGTCTCCTGCTGAAAACCCAGGGCAGAGCAGATGCCTGGGTGGGAATGGGTGGCTGGACATTGCCACCCTGCCTCGAGGCCGGATTTTCTGAGTGGGCTTCTCTGTAATTGAGAAGTCCTCCCTCCTCTCTTGCTTCCTAAATCCTTCCCTTGCaaagcagggtggggggcacagagCAGGTTATCAGATTGTCCTCCTATTTTATACTAATTTTAAATGATTCGTAACATTCAGGTTGCCTGTGGAGAAGGGTTTGAGGGATCTTTTTAGCATTTCATGTTTTTTCACCGTCCATTCTTGTTCAatcagtattttatatttaacacaGTGTTGggtcaaaataaaaacaaatgtaaggaAGATAATGCTAGCAAATATTGTTTCCTGTGGAGTAGGATTGAAATAAAAACTCAAGATACCTCACTATTGTCTGCTTGTTAAATCAAAATTAGTTTCCCTGCAGCATCTGGAAATAAACCCATTTTCTATCTGACTTGCCCCACATGGCATCATTCCCGGTGAGGAGAGGAGCCACTCAACCAGCTGCAGCGAGGCCCTGCTCACGGCGATGGAGTGCTGAGCACTGACTCACCTCGGTGCATGGATGGCATTGCCATCTGCTGGCTCAGCTTGCCAGGGGGGGACCAGCGTTGCTTCGCCCTTCACATCAGCTGCCTGGGAAAATTCGGGAGGTTGGGGATGAGTTGAGCTCCAAGCTGcagttttcttaaaaagaaaaataaattggtgAGTTTGCTGATGGTGACCCTGTGCTCGGTGGTGCCGGCCGAAGGGCTTGCCAGCATCTCACCAAAGTGGTTTCAGTGTAACCACCCTGCATGCCCACCCTGGCCCGGGCATTTCCCCTCCTGCGGTGGCTGAGTCTGTGGGTGACATGTGTCGAGCCCCAGGGCTGCCACCGCAGGGGAGGAAGGATGCCAGATCTGGGGAGGAGGAAAATCTGTGGCAGACTGGGCGGAGGGTAAGTAAGCGCAGCTCGCTGCAGACCCCAGAGGGGAAACCACCCCATCACCCACCGGCTCCCACCAGCCTCTCCCACGGGCACTGGCTCCTCTTGGAGAGGGAGAATTTGCCCCCATCCAGCAAGTccgctgcctgccctgggctctgcacaTCCACGGGCTGCCCTCTCGCTCGCACCTCTCCATCGAATTACGCTGAGGCTGGATCTCCCACAGGCTGCAACGCTCAGCAGCTTTCCCAGAGAGCTGGGGCGTGTTCCCTGCTTCCAGGGACAGCTGAAGTCACCCCAAAACCTGACCTACAACTTCCACCTCGCCCATAACTTCTTTGCTGCTGGTGATCGGGCTGGACTGGGAGGCTCCTGGCTTTGTCATTCCTAGAGGGTGGCAGAGGAACACGCATTTAACCCAAAGGAGAATTTTCACCCTAGGGAGGACGAGCATCAGCGACCACCTCGTCTCGCTCCATCCCTTCCCGATTCCAACCACCGGCCCGTGGGCACCCACAGCGTCTCCAGGTCGACTTTGGAGCTTGCTTGATAAAATCTGCTCAGCCAAATCCCGCCGCCTCTGcccttctccccccgcccccggcatTTTAACCCGTCACCGTCGCGTCGCGGCCGTTCGGACCGCAGCCCCGGCGAGCTGCAGCCCTCCCACCCGCGACCGCCCCGCCCGTGGCGCGTCCCGcggtgctcggcgctgcgcggggccgtgcgcggccgcgggggggcACCGCGgtgccgctccgctccgctccgccgcgctCCGCCCCGGCGGCGGGACgagccgcgcagcccccgcggctCCGGGCGCTGCAGCCGCCGAGCCCCGCACCGTGAGTaccgggggcggggggtgcgCACGAAGACAGACCCTACCCGAGGTACaaccctttttatttatttatttttat
This portion of the Strix uralensis isolate ZFMK-TIS-50842 chromosome 16, bStrUra1, whole genome shotgun sequence genome encodes:
- the MMD2 gene encoding monocyte to macrophage differentiation factor 2 translates to MFMSRVLDFQKTRYARFMNHRVPSNRRYQPTEYEHAANCATHAFWILPSILGSSILYILSDDQWETISAWIYGFGLSSLFIVSTIFHTISWKKRHLRTVEHCLHMFDRMVIYFFIAASYAPWLNLRELGPWASHMRWIIWIMASIGTVYVFFFHERYKLVELVCYVVMGFFPALVILSMPNRDGLPELVAGGLSYCLGMVFFKSDGRIPFAHAIWHLFVAIGAGIHYYAIWRYLYRPGALEAKTSR